One genomic window of Planctomycetaceae bacterium includes the following:
- a CDS encoding ATP-binding protein yields MTTRASGILKDHWTIPSDVKAARDIGRSIMDAVARLGYSERLSFAIRLALEEGLVNAIHHGNRHDPDKHVEVEFVGNRKQIQITITDQGQGFDPAGVPDPTADENLEKPTGRGIMLMHAYMDEVHYASRGRQVVMKKLNRD; encoded by the coding sequence GTGACCACGAGGGCAAGTGGGATATTGAAAGACCACTGGACCATACCGTCGGACGTTAAGGCCGCCAGAGATATCGGGCGCAGCATCATGGATGCCGTCGCCCGCCTCGGGTACAGCGAGCGGCTGAGCTTCGCCATTCGCCTGGCCTTGGAGGAGGGGCTCGTCAACGCCATCCACCACGGAAACCGCCACGATCCGGACAAGCACGTCGAGGTGGAGTTCGTCGGAAACCGCAAGCAGATTCAGATCACCATTACCGATCAGGGGCAGGGGTTCGACCCCGCCGGCGTGCCCGACCCCACCGCCGATGAGAATCTCGAAAAACCCACCGGGCGCGGAATCATGCTCATGCACGCCTACATGGACGAAGTGCATTATGCCAGCCGCGGCAGGCAAGTCGTCATGAAGAAGCTCAATCGAGACTGA
- the rpmB gene encoding 50S ribosomal protein L28, protein MPRQCPMTGKKTRTGRTYTRRGKAKYLGGVGRKVTGKTKRTFKANIQRVRAVVDGKVTRINVAAKAIRMGLIVKPPVRDYTPEA, encoded by the coding sequence ATGCCTCGCCAATGCCCCATGACTGGAAAGAAAACCCGCACCGGGCGAACCTACACCCGACGCGGTAAAGCGAAATATCTCGGCGGCGTCGGCCGCAAGGTCACTGGAAAGACCAAGCGCACCTTCAAGGCCAACATCCAGCGCGTCCGTGCAGTCGTCGACGGCAAGGTGACGCGCATCAATGTGGCCGCCAAGGCCATCCGCATGGGCCTGATCGTCAAGCCCCCCGTCCGCGACTACACGCCCGAAGCGTAA